A stretch of Electrophorus electricus isolate fEleEle1 chromosome 3, fEleEle1.pri, whole genome shotgun sequence DNA encodes these proteins:
- the si:dkey-19e4.5 gene encoding UBA_like_SF and PTH2 domain-containing protein: MESSEQSPAGPGSQDVNPVFLQQLRELDIPEEAAKQALLHTRNVSAEEAAMYYFNKLENEEEGDEDLLFKMVFIVNMELSMGMGKVAAQVGHAAVGLYQAMQEKNTWREMAWKWDHAGAKKVVLQGTNMAHLLELQALAMSLSLPTKLVNDAGLTQVEPGSTTVLAIMGEEDMVNNVTGSLKLL, encoded by the exons ATGGAGTCATCAGAGCAATCCCCTGCAGGTCCAGGATCTCAGGATGTGAACCCTGTGTTCCTTCAGCAGCTGAGAGAACTGGACATCCCAGAGGAGGCAGCCAAGCAG GCACTCTTACACACAAGGAATGTATCTGCCGAGGAGGCGGCGATGTATTACTTCAACAAACTGGAGAATGAG GAAGAAGGAGATGAGGATCTGCTGTTCAAGATGGTTTTTATTGTGAACATGGAGCTGTCCATGGGGATGGGCAAG GTGGCTGCTCAGGTGGGCCACGCGGCTGTGGGGCTGTACCAGGCCATGCAGGAGAAGAACACTTGGAGGGAGATGGCCTGGAAATGGGACCATGCTGG cgcTAAGAAGGTTGTGTTACAGGGCACCAATATGGCACACTTGTTGGAGCTACAGGCTCTTGCTATGAGTCTGAGCCTCCCTACAAAACTGGTAAATGATGCCGGACTCACACAG GTGGAGCCAGGGTCTACCACTGTCCTTGCCATCATGGGAGAGGAGGACATGGTCAACAATGTCACAGGCAGTTTGAAACTGCTCTGA